In the genome of Pelagibacterium nitratireducens, one region contains:
- a CDS encoding septation protein A — translation MAQSQPKPSEAGIEDIKPALTKLSLELGPLVVFFLVNAQGENILEAFPVLQTWFSQPIIFATAVFMVAMAISLVLSKLILKSIPVMPLVTGVVVLVFGGMTLYFQDALFIKLKPTITNVLFGSVLLGGLAFGHSLLRYVFGEVYKLQDRGWYLMTLRWGLFFFVLAAINEIVWRNFSDDFWVAFKVWGIMPLTMVFAMSQLPLLNRYAPHDEPAPSPVKTAAEGAQTEV, via the coding sequence ATGGCGCAAAGCCAACCCAAACCCTCCGAAGCGGGCATTGAGGATATAAAACCCGCGTTGACCAAGCTTTCGCTGGAGTTGGGGCCGCTTGTCGTCTTCTTTCTCGTCAATGCGCAGGGTGAGAACATCCTTGAGGCGTTCCCTGTGCTTCAAACCTGGTTCAGCCAGCCGATCATCTTTGCCACCGCCGTCTTCATGGTCGCCATGGCCATTTCGCTGGTGCTCTCCAAGCTGATCCTTAAATCCATTCCTGTCATGCCGCTGGTCACAGGGGTCGTGGTCCTGGTTTTCGGCGGGATGACGCTTTATTTTCAGGATGCGCTTTTCATAAAGCTCAAGCCCACGATCACCAATGTGCTGTTCGGATCGGTGCTGCTCGGTGGGTTGGCCTTTGGCCACTCCCTGCTGCGCTATGTATTTGGCGAGGTCTACAAGCTTCAGGATCGTGGCTGGTATCTGATGACCCTGCGCTGGGGCCTCTTCTTTTTCGTGCTCGCCGCGATCAACGAGATCGTTTGGCGCAATTTTTCCGACGATTTCTGGGTAGCCTTCAAGGTCTGGGGCATCATGCCGCTGACCATGGTTTTCGCCATGAGCCAATTGCCCCTGCTCAACAGATACGCGCCGCACGATGAGCCGGCGCCGAGCCCTGTAAAAACGGCAGCGGAAGGCGCCCAGACCGAGGTCTAG
- the ftsY gene encoding signal recognition particle-docking protein FtsY, which produces MTQDKKPGFWGRLFGEKPQPKSEAQEAMERATEEPRGEEEALDALREKRQAPAPEPTGDTEDTRDAAPPEMQAEWLEKGHPNPPEHEPPTPDDVTDPLERPDAIEDKIVSDPEEPAASEPEPALAPAVDEPARPQNWLQRLSAGLKRSSDSLSSSIGAIFTKRKLDEATLQDLEDTLIAADLGIDTAMAITEKLRAEKFDKDVSTEEVREVLAAEVGATLGPVAVPLTIDGTKSPFVILMVGVNGSGKTTTIGKLTAKLKAEGKSVLLAAGDTFRAAAVEQLQVWGQRNDVEVMTRPTGADASGLAFDAVAKAQDTGTDVVIIDTAGRLQNRTELMDELEKIIRVIKKRDPDAPHATLLTLDATTGQNALNQVEIFGQKAGVTGLVMTKLDGTARGGILVAIARKFGLPIHFIGVGEAIGDLEAFRATDFARAIAGKE; this is translated from the coding sequence ATGACCCAAGACAAAAAGCCCGGTTTCTGGGGCCGCCTGTTCGGCGAGAAACCTCAGCCGAAATCGGAAGCCCAGGAAGCCATGGAGCGCGCCACCGAGGAGCCGCGTGGCGAAGAGGAAGCGCTGGACGCCCTGCGCGAAAAGCGCCAGGCACCGGCGCCCGAGCCGACAGGCGACACCGAGGATACCCGCGACGCGGCTCCGCCCGAAATGCAGGCCGAATGGCTCGAAAAAGGCCATCCCAATCCCCCCGAGCACGAACCGCCCACACCGGACGACGTGACCGATCCGCTTGAGCGGCCCGATGCGATTGAAGACAAGATCGTGTCCGACCCCGAAGAGCCTGCAGCAAGCGAACCCGAGCCGGCTCTTGCCCCTGCTGTCGACGAACCGGCCCGACCGCAGAACTGGCTGCAGCGCCTCAGCGCCGGCCTCAAGCGCTCCTCGGACAGTCTCTCGTCCTCGATCGGCGCCATCTTCACCAAGCGCAAGCTCGATGAGGCCACGCTGCAGGACCTTGAAGACACACTGATCGCAGCCGATCTGGGCATCGACACGGCCATGGCGATCACCGAAAAGCTCCGCGCCGAGAAATTCGACAAGGATGTTTCGACCGAGGAGGTCCGGGAGGTGCTCGCCGCCGAAGTCGGGGCCACGCTAGGCCCCGTGGCGGTGCCGCTGACCATCGATGGCACGAAAAGCCCCTTCGTGATCCTCATGGTCGGCGTCAATGGCTCGGGCAAGACAACCACCATCGGCAAACTGACGGCCAAGCTCAAGGCTGAGGGCAAATCCGTGCTTCTGGCTGCCGGCGACACGTTTCGCGCCGCCGCCGTCGAACAACTCCAGGTCTGGGGTCAGCGCAACGACGTCGAGGTGATGACCCGCCCGACCGGCGCCGACGCTTCGGGTCTGGCGTTCGACGCCGTGGCAAAAGCCCAGGACACCGGGACCGATGTGGTCATCATCGACACCGCCGGACGGTTGCAGAACCGGACCGAACTGATGGACGAGCTCGAAAAGATCATCAGGGTCATCAAAAAGCGCGATCCGGACGCTCCGCACGCCACGCTTTTGACACTGGATGCCACAACGGGCCAGAATGCCCTTAATCAGGTCGAAATCTTCGGTCAAAAGGCCGGGGTGACGGGCCTGGTGATGACCAAGCTCGACGGCACGGCGCGCGGCGGCATCCTCGTTGCCATCGCCAGGAAATTCGGACTGCCCATCCATTTCATCGGCGTCGGGGAAGCGATAGGCGACCTCGAAGCCTTCAGGGCCACAGATTTCGCCCGCGCGATCGCGGGCAAGGAGTAA
- the mtaB gene encoding tRNA (N(6)-L-threonylcarbamoyladenosine(37)-C(2))-methylthiotransferase MtaB, producing the protein MSIETITFGCRLNAYESEVMKAEAQKSGLENAIIINTCAVTAEAVRQAKQSIRKARRENADARIIVTGCAAQTQARDFGDMAEVDLVIGNNDKLRAESYRPIAFGEPLNDKVQVNDIMSVTETAGHLIDGLDGRARAFVQVQNGCDHRCTFCIIPFGRGPSRSVPMGVVVDQIRRLVDNGYAEVVLTGVDITSYGGDLPGSPTLGKLTQSILKHVPSLPRLRISSIDSIEADPALYEAVTDPRLMPHLHLSLQSGDDMILKRMKRRHSRADALGIVEKLRGLRPDMVFGADIIAGFPTETDAMFENTLRFVTEADLTYLHVFPFSPREGTPAARMPQISRRTAKERAARLRALGGTQFAKLCASRIGKTENILVERDGLGRTEQFIPVAVERARPGDIVTAEIDGTSTDGLIARRDKVAA; encoded by the coding sequence ATGAGCATAGAGACCATAACCTTCGGGTGCCGGCTCAATGCCTACGAGTCCGAAGTGATGAAGGCCGAGGCGCAAAAGTCCGGCCTCGAGAACGCAATCATCATCAACACCTGCGCTGTGACCGCCGAAGCGGTGCGGCAGGCCAAGCAGTCCATCCGCAAGGCGCGGCGCGAGAATGCCGACGCCAGGATCATCGTCACCGGCTGCGCTGCGCAGACCCAGGCGCGCGATTTCGGCGATATGGCCGAGGTCGATCTGGTGATCGGCAACAACGACAAGCTTAGGGCCGAAAGCTATCGGCCTATCGCGTTCGGGGAGCCGCTCAACGACAAGGTCCAGGTCAACGACATCATGAGCGTGACCGAAACCGCCGGCCACCTGATCGACGGGCTCGACGGGCGGGCCCGTGCTTTCGTTCAGGTCCAGAACGGGTGCGATCACCGCTGCACCTTCTGCATCATCCCTTTTGGACGTGGCCCCTCGCGCTCGGTGCCCATGGGCGTCGTGGTCGATCAGATCAGACGCCTCGTGGACAATGGCTATGCCGAAGTGGTCCTGACCGGGGTCGATATTACCTCCTATGGCGGCGATCTGCCCGGTTCGCCGACTTTGGGAAAGCTCACGCAATCGATCCTCAAACACGTCCCGTCCCTGCCGCGGCTGCGCATATCATCGATCGATTCCATCGAAGCCGATCCCGCGCTCTATGAAGCCGTAACCGACCCGCGCCTGATGCCGCACCTGCATCTCTCGCTGCAATCGGGCGATGACATGATCTTAAAGCGCATGAAGCGCCGGCACAGCCGCGCCGATGCGCTGGGGATCGTGGAAAAACTGCGCGGCCTGCGGCCCGATATGGTGTTTGGCGCCGATATCATCGCAGGGTTTCCCACCGAAACCGACGCGATGTTTGAAAACACACTGCGTTTCGTGACCGAAGCCGATCTGACCTATCTGCACGTCTTCCCATTTTCCCCGCGTGAAGGCACACCCGCGGCACGGATGCCGCAGATTTCCCGGCGTACGGCCAAGGAACGGGCGGCCCGGCTGCGCGCACTGGGCGGGACCCAGTTTGCAAAACTGTGCGCCTCGCGGATTGGAAAAACCGAAAACATCCTGGTCGAACGCGATGGGCTGGGGCGCACGGAACAGTTCATTCCCGTTGCCGTTGAGCGCGCACGGCCCGGCGATATCGTTACGGCCGAAATCGATGGAACATCCACCGACGGGCTAATTGCCCGCCGCGATAAGGTTGCTGCATGA
- the dapF gene encoding diaminopimelate epimerase, whose product MTAPLPYLKMNGLGNDFVVLDARAQKIALSRQQIVAISDRANGIGCDQLIVMEPDTVEGVDVFMRIYNAEGGEVDACGNATRCIAALVADETGTNAITIRTNAGILATRTEGDMVTADMGVPRFGWEQIPLAEPFSDTTGIELQIGPIDAPILHTPSVVNVGNPHAIFWVKDLDAHDLAKFGPLLENHPIFPERANITLAQVISDDRIKVKVWERGAGLTLACGTAACATAVAAARKGLTGRKVTIELPGGPLDIEWRVSNDHILMTGPWMLDGQGVIPPTLLGEDAA is encoded by the coding sequence ATGACCGCGCCACTGCCCTATCTCAAGATGAATGGCCTTGGAAACGACTTCGTCGTTCTGGACGCGCGCGCGCAGAAAATCGCGCTGTCGCGCCAGCAGATTGTCGCCATTTCGGATCGGGCCAACGGCATCGGCTGTGACCAGCTGATCGTCATGGAGCCCGATACGGTCGAGGGCGTCGATGTGTTCATGCGCATCTACAATGCCGAGGGTGGCGAAGTTGACGCCTGCGGCAACGCTACGCGCTGCATTGCGGCTTTGGTTGCCGATGAAACGGGCACAAATGCGATAACAATCCGCACCAATGCCGGCATTCTTGCGACCCGCACCGAGGGCGATATGGTCACGGCCGATATGGGCGTGCCCCGTTTCGGTTGGGAACAGATCCCACTCGCCGAGCCCTTTTCGGATACGACAGGCATCGAATTGCAGATCGGGCCCATTGATGCGCCGATCCTCCACACCCCATCCGTGGTCAATGTCGGCAATCCGCATGCCATCTTCTGGGTCAAGGATCTCGACGCCCACGATCTGGCCAAGTTCGGCCCGCTGCTCGAGAACCACCCGATTTTCCCCGAGCGCGCCAACATCACGCTGGCTCAGGTGATTTCGGACGACCGGATCAAGGTCAAGGTCTGGGAGCGCGGCGCGGGCTTGACGCTGGCCTGCGGCACCGCCGCCTGCGCCACCGCCGTGGCCGCGGCCCGCAAGGGGCTGACGGGCCGCAAGGTGACGATCGAGCTGCCGGGCGGCCCACTCGATATAGAATGGCGGGTTTCTAACGACCATATCCTGATGACCGGTCCGTGGATGCTGGACGGGCAAGGTGTGATCCCGCCCACTCTTCTCGGAGAGGATGCCGCATGA
- the ffh gene encoding signal recognition particle protein translates to MFESLSDRLGKIFSGITGRGALSEADVQAALREVRRALIEADVSLEVVRAFTEQVGARAVGAEVTRSVKPGQQVIKIVHDELVAVLGEEASPISLNAPSPVPILMVGLQGSGKTTTTGKIAKRLKDKQNKRVLMASLDTRRPAAMEQLKTLGSQIGVDVLEIVPNQSAVEIAKRAISTARTGGYDVVMLDTAGRTHIDEELMEETAEIKRVSNPHEILLVADSLTGQDAVNLARSFDARVDITGIVLTRVDGDGRGGAALSMRAATGKPIKLIGVGEKMDALEDFHPSRIADRILGMGDIVSLVEKAAANVTAEDAEKMAKKLKKGQFDLDDLMGQLLQMKKMGGMASLMKMMPGMGNMAKNLPNGRTDDKVFDRQVAIIQSMTKKEREKPDLLNASRRKRIAAGSGVEVSEINKLIKMHRQMADMMKKVSRGGPGGLAGMFGGMGKQMMGGMPDMDPAQIEQMTKQMGGDPSKLPDDFSKLVKQGGGGMSGLPGLGGSKLPGLPGLPGLPGKKK, encoded by the coding sequence ATGTTTGAAAGCCTGTCAGACCGCTTGGGCAAGATCTTTTCCGGGATCACCGGAAGAGGTGCGCTGAGCGAAGCCGATGTGCAAGCCGCGCTGCGCGAGGTTCGCCGCGCGCTGATCGAGGCCGACGTTTCGCTCGAAGTGGTGCGCGCCTTTACCGAGCAGGTCGGCGCGCGCGCCGTGGGCGCGGAAGTCACCCGGTCGGTCAAACCGGGTCAGCAGGTCATCAAGATCGTTCATGATGAGTTGGTGGCGGTTCTGGGCGAAGAAGCCTCGCCCATTTCGCTCAATGCTCCCTCGCCGGTGCCGATCCTTATGGTCGGCCTGCAGGGCTCGGGCAAGACCACCACCACCGGTAAGATCGCCAAACGGCTCAAGGACAAGCAGAACAAGCGCGTTCTGATGGCCTCGCTCGATACGCGCCGCCCGGCCGCCATGGAGCAGCTCAAGACGCTCGGCAGTCAGATCGGCGTCGATGTGCTCGAGATCGTCCCCAACCAGTCGGCGGTCGAGATTGCCAAGCGCGCCATTTCGACGGCCAGGACCGGTGGCTACGATGTGGTGATGCTCGATACGGCGGGCCGCACCCATATCGACGAAGAGCTGATGGAAGAGACCGCCGAGATCAAGCGCGTCTCCAATCCACACGAAATCCTGCTTGTCGCCGACAGTCTGACCGGTCAGGACGCCGTCAATCTGGCGCGATCGTTCGATGCACGCGTCGATATCACCGGTATCGTTCTCACCCGCGTCGACGGTGACGGGCGCGGCGGTGCGGCGCTTTCCATGCGGGCTGCGACCGGCAAGCCGATCAAGCTGATCGGTGTGGGCGAAAAGATGGATGCGCTGGAAGATTTCCATCCCAGCCGTATCGCTGACCGTATTCTGGGCATGGGCGACATCGTCTCGCTGGTCGAAAAGGCCGCGGCGAACGTCACGGCCGAAGACGCCGAGAAAATGGCCAAGAAGCTCAAGAAGGGTCAGTTCGATCTCGACGATCTTATGGGCCAGCTTTTGCAGATGAAGAAGATGGGCGGCATGGCCTCGCTCATGAAGATGATGCCGGGCATGGGCAATATGGCCAAGAACCTGCCCAATGGCCGCACCGACGACAAGGTGTTCGATCGCCAGGTCGCCATCATCCAGTCGATGACCAAAAAGGAACGTGAAAAGCCCGATCTGCTCAACGCTTCGCGCCGCAAGCGCATCGCAGCGGGTTCGGGCGTCGAGGTTTCGGAAATCAACAAGCTCATCAAGATGCATCGCCAGATGGCGGACATGATGAAAAAGGTTTCGCGCGGCGGGCCGGGCGGTCTGGCCGGCATGTTCGGCGGCATGGGCAAGCAGATGATGGGTGGCATGCCCGATATGGACCCGGCCCAGATCGAACAGATGACAAAGCAGATGGGAGGTGATCCTTCCAAGCTGCCTGATGATTTTTCCAAGCTCGTCAAACAGGGTGGGGGCGGAATGTCCGGCCTCCCCGGACTTGGCGGCTCGAAATTACCGGGGCTCCCGGGACTGCCCGGATTGCCGGGCAAAAAGAAGTAA